The Corvus hawaiiensis isolate bCorHaw1 chromosome 1, bCorHaw1.pri.cur, whole genome shotgun sequence genomic sequence CACAGGTGCTGAGGTGGCACCTCCAGGGGACAAAATCGGGGTAAAATCGAGTGGATGACGGGCACGGGAATCCAGGGAAGCCCTGGATCCACCCCACGGCCTTCCACCACGGCTGTGACGGACACGGGGCGCTGGCAGGCGTggctgccctggcagtgccagccgGGCACCGGGAGGCACCCAGCGGTGACCCTGGTGACGCTGGTGTCCCCTCGCAGCCCAGttccccagcctgcagagcaAGATGCGCGTGGTGCTGCGGGTGGAGGTGGAGGCCGTCAAGTTCCTCAAGGAGGAGCCCAACCGCCTCGATGGGCTCCTCAAGCGCTGCAAGACCGTCACCGACACCCTGGCCCAGATCCGCAGGTGAGCCCCGAGCCCCCCGAGGGCACGGCCAGCCCCCCTCAGGACCTCCTTTGTCCCCACAGCTCGGTGCCACCTCCTCTCTGCACGCCCCAAACTCTCAGGGCAGGAGGGCACCTAAAGGGTGTTGATAAAAGCTTCGTTTTTTCTGCTAAAGGACCCCAAAAACACCTTCAGTCCTCTCCAGATGTGGGTGGGACCCTCTTTTTCTATAAAAGCTTCGTTTTTCTGCTAAaggaccccaaaaacaccctCGTGGTCCTCTCCAGGTGTGGGTGGGACCCTCTTTTTCTATAAAAGCTTCGTTTTTCTGCTAAaggaccccaaaaacaccctCAGTCCTCTCCAGGTGTGGGTGGGACCCTCTTTTTTGATAAAAACCTCGTTTTTCCTCTAAAGGACCCCAAAAACACCTTCAGTCCTCTCCAGGTGTGGGTGGGACCCTCTTTTTCTATAAAAGCCTTGTTTTTCTGCTAAAGGACCCCCAAAACACCCTCAGTCCTCTCCAGGTGTGGGTGGGACCCCGTCTTTTGATAAAAGCCTCATTTTTCCTCTAAaggaccccaaaaccaccctcGTGGTCCTCTCCAGGTGTGGGTGGGATCCCCTCTTTTCCTTATCCCTTCGGCAAAAACTCAGGATTGTCCATCAGGATGGAGACACAGGGCTCGGCGTGAGCAGAAACCTCATCCCTGAGGAGCAGGGAATTGTTCTGCCAGGGAAAAATCCTCTCCCAGAGCCGATCCCGGGTGGAGCCCACCTGCCCAATCCCATTAGGATCTCGGGATGGCTCCCGGCTCGGCGGAACGGGATCGCCTGGGGGGTTCCGTTTTAGCCTGGTTTTCCAGGGAAATGAGCTTGTAGGATCATGCAATGCCTGTCACCCTCATCCCGAAATCCCAAATTGGGCCTGAGTGCCTGCCCTCAATCCCAAAGGCTGTTCCAGCCCGATCTGACGGAGGGGAAGGGTTCGCAGGGATCCGATTTCCCGCCAGGTTCATGAGGGTGGATGGGGTAGAGGAGCTCGTCCCCAGAACAGCACCAAGCCCAACCCCTTTCCCAGACCTCAGAGCGCCTCAACCCTCAGGAAATCAGGATTTTGTAACCTCCCCATCCCCCTCCACCGATGCCCCGCGGCCCCTCAGTGCCTCCGCTCTGTCCCAGGCAAGTGGACGAGGGCGTGTGGAGCTCGCCCAGCAGCCTGAGCCAGTCGCCCAAGAAAGTGGCCCCGGAGACGGATTTCAgcaaagggctggagctggagatgcCCACCAGCCCCCCCGTGAGCCTGCACCACCTGACGGCCACCCCTGAGCCCCTGGGCGTGCCCAGCTTCGGGCAcagccccccccagccccagagccaccCCGGCAAGAGCAATAACCCCAACCGAGCCCCGGAGATGGTGCCCGCCAAGACGCAGACGGGGCCCGAGACCCCCAGCAAGAAGAGCGCGGACAAGGCGGTGTCCGTGGAGGTGAGAGCCCGGCACGGGGGGTGCTCAGCCTTGGGGGGCTTCTCTGGAGGGTCTGTCCGTGTGTCCCAGGTGAAAATGGGAACGGGAGCAGCGTCCatcccgctcctcctcctcggtGGGGTGGAGAGTTCTGAGAGTTCTGGGTGGTGCAGCgtgtggggggaggggggggggggggggggagggggaggtgaaatttggggggtgggggaaaaaCTGGCGCCCACCCAGCTCCTCGCAGTGGGTTTGGGGGGTGTCACAGGGTTGTGGGTCACGTCCTGCCCGCCAGGAACGGGGCTGGAGCGGGCTCTGTGTCTGCAGGCGGCCGAGCGGGACTGGGAGGAGAAGCGGGCGGCGCTCACCCAGTACAGTGCCAAGGACATCAACCGGCTCCTGGAGGAGACCCAGGCCGAGCTCATGAAGGCCATCCCCGACCTGGAATTCGCCGCCAAGCACAAACAAGCCCCGGGCAGCGGCAGCGCTGCCTCCACACCCGAGCACAAACCCTCCAAGCCACAGCACACCCCCAAATCGGGGGGCAAAGGGGACCCCAACGGCCGCCGGGGCTCAGGTACGGGGTGCGGAGGGTGGGGGTCGCCtctggaggaggggctggggggtgtgGGGTGCTGTCCCCGGGCTGGTCATCCCTGTGGTGTTGGATGAGAGGGGCAGGGACCGGCGCGGTGCCCTCACAGCTCCGTTTGTGCCCAGACGAGCTGACGGTGCCGCGGTACCGCACCGAGAAACCCTCGAAgtcgccgccgcctcccccgccccgccggaGCTTCCCCTCGTCCCACGGGCTGACCACGACCCGCAGCGGTGAGGTCATTGTCACCAGCAAGAAGGAGCCCGGCTTTATGAAGGTGGGGACGGCGGGGTGGCCGCTGGGCTGGGGTGGTCAGTGGCCCCTCGGTACCTCCCGGtgccccccggtgccccccccagccctcacggccccgctgtcccccgcAGAAGGCGGAGTCGGAGGAGCTGGAGACGCAGAAGCCGCAGGTGAAGCTGAGGCGGACGGTGTCCGAGGTGGTCAGGCCGGCGTCCACCCCGCCCATCATCGCCTCTGCCATCAAGGACGACGATGACGAGGACCGGATCATCGCGGAGCTGGAGGTGAGCGCGGGAGGGGCCGCGGGACCCCCACCCTAGAGGTGACACCCAGCCACCCTTCTGCTCgggggacagctcgggatggggtttggggtgggacagccccggcaccggcaccgcagGGGGGTTCCCACtcctcccggggccgcggggacGGAGCGGTGGCACTGCCGGGGACAAGTGCTGCACACCTGGGTCCTCCTGCAGCACTTCCCTCCCGCCCTGGGCTTTAAGCCAGGCTCACCTGGGTTTTAGCACGGCACCGGTGCTCCAGTTGGATGGGGATGGGTTTTCCCTGGATGGTTTTCCCCCACGAGGGAGGAGGACTGGAGATGGTGCAGTTGTGGGACAGGTGATGGTGCAGGTGGGGTTGGTgatgctgcaggaagcaggacTGGACCAGTGACTCTGCCAGCCAGGGGACTGGTGACACTGCTGGCCAGGGGACCAGTGACTCTGCCAGCCAGGGGACCAGTGACTCTGCCGGCCAGGGGACCGGTGACACTGCTGGCCAGGGGACCAGTGACTCTGCCAGCCAGGGGACCAGTGACTCTGCCGGCCAGGGGACCGGTGACACTGCTGGCCAGGGGACCAGTGACTCTGTCAGCCAGGGGACCAGTGACTCTGCCGGCCAGGGGACTGGTGACACTGCTGGCCAGGGGACCAGTGACTCTGCCAGCCAGGGGACCAGTGACTCTGCCGGCCAGGGGACTGGTGACACTGCCAGCTGAGGGCCAGTGACTCTGCCGGCCAGGGGACCAGTGACTCTGCTGGCCAGGGGACCAGTGACTCTGCCGGCCAGGGGACCAGTGACTCTGCTGGCCAGGGGACCAGTGACTCTGCCGGCCAAGGGACTGGTGACACTGCCGGCCAGGGGACTGGTGGTTCTGCCGGCCAGGGGACTGGTGACACTGCTGGCCAGGGGACTGGTGACACTGCCAACTGAGGGCCAGTGACTCTGCTGGCCAGGGGACCAGTGACTCTGCTGGCCAGGGGACCAGTGACTCTATCGGCCAGGGGACCAGTGACTCTGCCGGCCAGGGGACTGGTGACACTGCCGGCCAGGGGACCAGTGACACTGCTGGCCAGGGGACCAGTGACTCTGCCGGCCAAGGGACCAGTGACACTGCTGGCCAGGGGACCAGTGGCTCTGCTGGCCAGGGGACCAGTGACTCTGTCAGCCAGGGGACCAGTGGCTCTGCTGGCCAGGGGACCAGTGACTCTGTCAGCCAGGGGACCGGTGGCTCTGCTGGCCAGGGGACCAGTGACACTGCTGACCAGGGGACCGGTGACACTGCCAGCTGAGGGCCAGTGGCTCTGCTGGCCAGGGGACCGGTGACACTGCTGACCAGGTGACCAGTGACACTGCCAGCTAAAGGCCAATGGCTCTGCAGGCCAGGGGACCGGTGACACTGCTGACCAGGTGACCAGTGACACTGCCAGCTGAGGGCCAGCGGCTCTGCTGGCCAGGGGACCAGTgacactgccagcagcacaggggcaaTGCTACCTCTGCCCCTGACAACCGCCAAGGTTTCCCCTGCTGCGAGCCCCGGACAGGCTCGGGCTGTGCCCTGCTCGCCCCAGCCCTTCCCCCTCCAACGCCGTGTTTGACTCCCCAGGTGTTTCAGCGCAGCTCCgcctcccctttcctccccacGCTCCGTTGTGACCCCCTCGAGGCCGTGTCCCCGGGCCACTCCGACCCGTGGCCCAACGGAGCCGCGGTGGCAGCCGAAGGATGGAAGGTAACAGCTCCCCGGGGCTGCGCTCTCACCgccttcctcctctgcctcttctgAGCTCACTTCTGCCGCTTTTCTCTGATTTAACCAACTAATTAACGGCTTCTCTCCCCACTACCTCGCTCACGGCACTGACGCGGCACCGGACCCAGCACTAACCCACGGCCGCGGCTCCCGGGAGGCTCCCGGGCCACCCCAGCACCGCACCGGGCACGGCACGGGCAGCGCCCGCCGCTCTCACGCCACGCTGGGTGCCCGGGGGGTGGGCGGTGCATGGGAGAGTCCCCTCTGAGTGCATGGAAAGGGAAGGGTTGGAGCAGAGTCCGCTTGTTTGGATCTGCCTGGGCTCGGCTCCGGGTTTCTCCCGGCCCTCCTGACCTCCATGCTGGGCTCTGgggtggggagagcaggaggaaaatgCCTGGAGAGcggctgggaaggagcagggaatgcccAAAgtaggaagagaaggaggaaaatgccTGGAGAGGGAATGGGATTAAATAAGGGATTGCCAGGGTGGAGAAAACAGGCGGAAATGCCTGGAGAGTGCtcaggatggagcagggaattcccaggatggagagagcaggaggaaaatgCCTGGAGAGcggctgggatggagcagggaatgcccAGGTGGGGGCAAAGAGCAGGACAGGGGCTGCTGCCGTGCCAGGAGCGAGGGGAGCTCTGGCTCGTCCCCAGAGGGAGGGTCTGGCCCCTTGCAGGGGTCCCACGGggttccttccctctcctgggACACCAGGGCTGGATCatccctctgcccctctgctccagagctgggaTAGCTCCAGCTGCACACCCAGAGCTCCGTGGCCTTCCCAGAGCTGGCGTTTCCCTCCCGCTCTGCCCCAGGCTCCGGGGCAGCTGCAGGGGCACCAATCCTGCCAGGgcatctctgcagctcctctgccctcGGCTCGGCTCCCTCAGGCATTCCATGGATGTCCCTCGGGACGGGAACAGGGAAGTGGGGCAGGAAGAGCAGCATTTTTGGGGTAATTTCTTGCCCCTCAGGGTATGAAAGCTCGGGTGCCCCTGAGCAGCTCGGCTGGGATGGCTCAGCCCCCGCTGGAGCTCTGCTCTCACACCAGTGCCCCCAGTTTGTACCAGCATGGAGAAATCCCGGCTGGATGGTGGCAGCGGGATTTCCAAAGGCATTCGGGAGGTGCAGAAACACCAGCTTCATTTTTGCTCTGTTCTTTTTTGCTCCAATGAGatgccagggctggaggagggagctgagctTCCCCTTCCAGTCCCTGTCCATGCTGTGGGATGTAGGGCTGGACAGGAGGGAGCTGAGCCTCTCTCCATTCCCTGTCCATGCTCAAGATCCCAAGGGGATTTcagggctggaggaaggagctgaTAATTCTTTTCCAGCCCCTGTCATGCTGTGGATCCCTGTGGGATGTAGGGCTGGACAGGAGGGAGCTGAGCCTCTCTGCATTCCCTGTCCATGCTGTGGATCCCTGTGGGATGTAGGGCTGGACAGGAGGGAGCTGAGCATCCCTTTCCAGCCCCATCCACCCTGTGCCTCCCTGTGGCATGTCAGGGCTCCAGGAGGGAGCTGAGCACCCCTTTCCAGTCCTTGTCCACTCTGTCCCTCCCAGCGGGGTGtgtgggatgggcaggagggATCGGaacctccctccctgcccaaaCTCCCGCCTGGAACTCCGCCGTGCCCGGAGGCGCCGGCGTGGGGGGGACCCCAATAATTTGTGGCGCCCCGTGGTGCCCCCCAGGCAAACCCCGCTGCCGCCTGGCCCCTAATCTGTCTGAATTCTCTACCCAGGAGCCGCTGGCGCTGGCAGCCCCGGCGAGCCGCgccttctccctgccccagaTCGTGCTCACCGAGTGGGTGTCGGAGCCGCCGTCCCCCGAAGCCGAGCCGGAGCTGTGGGTGGCACCGGGCAGCGCCGGAGCAGGAGGGCAGCTGCCACCCGAGGGGACAAGGAGAGGCCGTGTGGCggctcctggcagctccccaaaatccccgctGGCGCAGGGACCCCGtccagccccgcagccccccggcagCTCATCCCGGGGGCTCCCTTCGGCAGCCAGCAAGGCCCCGCCTTTCCCGAGGGATAAAACGGGGGGACAAGGAGGGGACGCGGCTCTGGACGCTGCCAGCAGGCCAGGAGGCAGCGGCAAGACTTGTCCCCAAGGTCCTGGGGCTGCGCAGCCTCCTCGGAGCCAGGCGGGAGGTGCCGGAGCTGCGGAGACCGCGCTCCCCTCCGTCGGTGCCGGGATCATTCCCCAAATTCCCGGCGATGCGGAAAGAGCCAGGCTTCCTCCTGGACACTCTGCCGGGGCTCCCAAAGCCGCGTGGAGAAAGGAGAGCTCGCCAGCCGCGGCCTGCCCGGTGCCACATCCCGGGATTCCCGCAGGCAGGGATCCAGCCCTGCGGGGAGCGGCACATTCCCGGGCGGAGCAGCCCCCGGAGCAGATTCCTGCCCGCTCCAGCCACTCCGCGGCACCTCCGGGATGGGATGGAGGGGCTCCGGCTACTGCGGGGGACCCCGGAACGGGGGGGAGGGCAACAGAGGGGCTCTGCAGAGGCCACTTGTCCCCCGGGCGCCCCACGGCCCCGGGCAAAAAGGAGATTTATGAGGACACCTACCAAAGACTGGACAGCCTGGAGGAAACCATCCGCGAGCTGGAAATGACCATCAGCGAGATCAGCAGCCACCCCGCCGTGGAATTCGTGTTCCCCAAGGACGCGCTGGCATCCGAGGAGGCCGGGAAAAGCCTGGGGCATCTCGGGCACGGAGGCTGTGACGGTGACACCGCGCTGGACCTCAGCCAGGCCAAGGATGGCGCTCCCAAAAGTCCGTCCCCGAGCAGGACGAAGCCAGCGCTGCTCCCGAAGCCGCAGCTGCCCCCCGGCACGCCCCAggttcattttctcttctcccccgtgccctgctctgccctggacTCACTCTGATGTCTCTTCCTCTGCGTGCTCCCTCTCTGTGACTCCACCTCCAGGCAGAGCCGAGGTGGAGAACGaatcttcctcttctccctgaCACTTGGAGGGGTTTGGGAAGTGCAGGAAGGAGcgaggcaggagctggcagcgGGAAGGGAGACGGTGCCGGGCGGTGCTGGCTGATCCCAGAATTAGAGCCAGAATTAGACCCTGGATGAGGTGGACTCTTCCACCCTGGCAGGTTTTTGGAGCACCAGGTCCATGATGGGCATCCCACGGGATCCAAGAGCATCCCACGGGATCCAAGAGCATCCCACGGGATCCAAGGGCATCCTATGGGATCCAAGAGCATCCCACGGGATCGGCCAGGGTTGGGTGCTCCGGGATGCCGAAGCACCGCCCTTGGTTTCACCGTTTCGCATAAAAACCCTCTCCCAgcgagcagcagctggagcctggCAGATGTTTCTCCTGATTAAACCCCAGCGCGGGCTCCCTGAAGCCATCCCAAATTGCTTCCTGCTGGAATCCAGCTGAATATCTGGGAAAaacagggagggggaaaaacgCCCTGAGCTCGGCTGCGACGTCAACCTGCTCCTTCATTAACAGCCAGCGCTGGGGAATAAATCTCCTGTTCCCTTTGGAGCCGCTCTCTCTCCCCTCGGGGGGGGGGCTCTCGCTGGGTGAACGGGGGTGTAGCTGCAATTTTTCCTGCTGggttggtcttttttttcccgGGAAATGGGAAGTGGAGCTGCGGGATGGATTTATGGCTGGGACTGGGGCAAAGCCAAGCTCAGGGTAAGGCAGGAGAGGCTTTGAGGGGTCAGTCCTAAAGCAGAGcgggccagggcagggctggtgtCACCTTCCAAGGATTCTGCGCTGGTCAGGAAGATTCCCAGTGCCGGGAATGCGGGGGATGGCGCGGCACAGGCACACGTGAGGTTGTCCCAGGGTCGGGATTTGGACTCTGATGATCCTCGCGAGTCCCTTCCAGCCGGGGATATcccatgattttatgatttccTTGTGCTGTAGGGTGCAGGAACCCCCCATGTCCCATCCACGGGAACCACTGAGGATCCCAGCGGTTCCCCTGTGCCACGGATTTCCCAGCCTGGGCTGTCCCCACTGGCACAGGAGGCCACCAGGAGGGGACCTGGGGTGTCGctggcaggggaggggacaCGCGGGGTGTGTGGCACTGCCCTCGCTGCCGCTCTGGCGAGCCTCTGTATCCTCACCTGTGCACAGCCATAAATAAACTCCTCTGTATTCCTATAAATAAACTCCTCTGTACTCCCATAAATAAACTCCTCTGTATCCCCACTGCCGCCGTTCCCACCTGGAATCTGCTTCTGCCTGCCGCCgcctctttccctctctcttggCCCTGCGGGGTGTCCTGTCCTGCCCTCGGTGTCCCGGTGTTTGCCGTGTCTGCCCTAACTCCCTCTCGGGTGGCTCCCGGTAAGTCCCGGCCGCGTTTGGagctcggccaccaccagcacgGCGAGCGGGTGACCTCGTCCTCACCTGGCATTGTCACCacgggctgtgctggcaggggtGGCGCGGCTCCAGGCATCCAGCGGTGCCCGTGGGCTATCCACCCAGCCAATTTTAAccctttttccccaaaattttcTGTCCCGGCAGAGCGGTGGCGTCTCCATCCCGGCCATGAAGGTGGTGAATCCGGCGTCGCGGCTGaagcagggccagcagggcAGCCCCGACAAGGGCAAGCACATCAAGCAGCGCATGGAGTACATGCGGatccagggccagcagcaggtaCTCCACCCCTAGAAccgtgccagggctgcccgcggcccTGGCATCGCCCTCGGGCCCGACCTGAGTCGGGGATACCCCCAGGGTGATGATTTTTGGCTTCTCTCTCGGTGCCTTCTTCACTTTGGCTGAGCCCCGCGGGGCTGGGGACGCGGGCACGCGGCTGCTGCAGGTGGGGCTCTTGTCACACCCCgtggctgctggggacagggacgcgACTTCGTGCTGGGAGTCACCAACTCGTCCCCGCTGTGGTGTGAGGGTGAAGCCGCAGCCGTTTGTCCCCCAGCGCTGGGGGTCACCACTGCCCTGACGGGGTGGCTGAGCC encodes the following:
- the SRCIN1 gene encoding SRC kinase signaling inhibitor 1 isoform X2 gives rise to the protein MSEAELPLGFNRMNRFRQSLPLSRSASQTKLRSPGVLFLQFGDETRRVHITHEISSMDTLHALIVHMFPQKLTMGMLKSPNTAILIKDESRNVFYELEDVRDIQDRSIIKIYRKEPLYASFPASHITNGDLRREMVYTSRESSPTRRLNNMSPASHLASGSPPPVLQSSSPSRSRMSYSGGRPPSYAGSPVHHGERLSSLPPAQGVSPSPSAILERRDVKPDEDLAGKNVVLVKNEGLYADPYGMVHEGRLSITSTQSLAGMGDPFGYSGGLYKRGSVRSLSTYSAAALQTELEDSLYKPNAPIYSDTYGPGLGFRMPPSSPQKMVEPGQSPHSPYSGPPSRSSPVRQSFRKDSCSSVFMDSPVGKTRNPSSSGPPELFPGPGERPLSGFSSPGPAKDTETRERMEAMEKQIASLTGLVQSALLRGSEAETPSEKTEATNGGTPPSASTSRSGMGTPVPAPPPPSATSTPAGQPTAITRLHMQLHLHDLQQNASDLRNQLQQLKKLQLQNQETVKTLLRRTETEISVRVTDTMRKHEDPLQRQRSLVEEERLRYLNEEELITQQLNDLEKSVEKIQKDLAHNHRLIPVQELEEKAVVLKQLGETLTDLKAQFPSLQSKMRVVLRVEVEAVKFLKEEPNRLDGLLKRCKTVTDTLAQIRRQVDEGVWSSPSSLSQSPKKVAPETDFSKGLELEMPTSPPVSLHHLTATPEPLGVPSFGHSPPQPQSHPGKSNNPNRAPEMVPAKTQTGPETPSKKSADKAVSVEAAERDWEEKRAALTQYSAKDINRLLEETQAELMKAIPDLEFAAKHKQAPGSGSAASTPEHKPSKPQHTPKSGGKGDPNGRRGSDELTVPRYRTEKPSKSPPPPPPRRSFPSSHGLTTTRSGEVIVTSKKEPGFMKKAESEELETQKPQVKLRRTVSEVVRPASTPPIIASAIKDDDDEDRIIAELEVFQRSSASPFLPTLRCDPLEAVSPGHSDPWPNGAAVAAEGWKEPLALAAPASRAFSLPQIVLTEWVSEPPSPEAEPELWVAPGSAGAGGQLPPEGTRRGRVAAPGSSPKSPLAQGPRPAPQPPGSSSRGLPSAASKAPPFPRDKTGGQGGDAALDAASRPGGSGKTCPQGPGAAQPPRSQAGGAGAAETALPSVGAGIIPQIPGDAERARLPPGHSAGAPKAAWRKESSPAAACPVPHPGIPAGRDPALRGAAHSRAEQPPEQIPARSSHSAAPPGWDGGAPATAGDPGTGGRATEGLCRGHLSPGRPTAPGKKEIYEDTYQRLDSLEETIRELEMTISEISSHPAVEFVFPKDALASEEAGKSLGHLGHGGCDGDTALDLSQAKDGAPKSPSPSRTKPALLPKPQLPPGTPQSGGVSIPAMKVVNPASRLKQGQQGSPDKGKHIKQRMEYMRIQGQQQSSQSFPPPASSQEQLPAPAARKFGKQRPPKTPPERPPRGPGVPALSPQEERTAPARARRWVAGDAEGSGPSRIAATAATTPGSPRGGQAGPRECRRGRRARV